TGCAGACGTTTTATCCGTCGCCCATGTCGCTGGCCACGGCCATGTATTATTCCGGGCGCAATCCGCTGAAAAAAATTGCGCTACAAAGGCGATAAAATCACCATTCCCAAAGATAAGGATCAGCGCCGCTTGCACAAGGCGCTGTTGCGCTACCACGATCCGGACAACTGGGGCTTTCTGCGCGAATCGTTAGTGCGCATGAACAAAGCTAATCTGATCGACAAATTGATTCCCGCTGAGCAAACCAAAGGGCGTAAGCCGTTTGTGCAGGGCGGAGCACGTCAGAAAGCCAGCGCAAATAAATTTGACAAAATACCTGCCCGCAGCCCCCGGGGCGGCAAGCCGGCCGGCGGGAAACGTAAAGGACCCCGGCGTTAATGGCCCTGAAACCCACCATCTATAAGTTGCAACTGGATGTGGCAGACAGCGATCGCCATCATTACCAGAGCTACAATCTCACCTTGGCCCAGCATCCGTCGGAAACCCTCGAGCGCATGGCGGTTCGCATTCTGGCGTTTGCGCTGAATGCGCACGAGGATCTGGCGTTTACCAAAGGGCTTTCAACCGATGATGAGCCCGACCTGTGGCAACAAACCCTGGATGGCCAGATTGCAATGTGGATTGAAGTCGGGCAACCCAAACCCGAGCGCCTGAAAAAAGCGCAGGGCAGGGCGGCAAAGGTGTTGCTCTATCCGTTCGGAAAAACGGCAGATACCTGGTGGTCGTTAGAACAAAAACACATTGCCCGCTCAGATAAACTGGCCATTGCGCAGTTTGATTGGGCCCAGGTCACGGCGCTCGCTGGCGCCGTGGAGCGCACCATGCACTGGAGCGTGAGTGTGGCCGGGGGTGAGTTGTTTGTTGATACCGGGGCTGCGCAATATCAGCTTCAGCTTAAGACGCTGTGAATAGCCGCTGGTACAGTTTATCTTCCAGATGTTCCAGTGCGCCGGTGAAGTCTTTGTTTTGAGCCAGGCACAAAGCGACCGCCTGATACGTCAACAGGCCTTGCACAATCGGAGAGTGGATTTCAGTGTGTTCCAACTTTCTGGCCAGTTGATCGGCCGCTGCCTCGTCGGTACCCGGGCTGTAAATCAATAACTGGTTCATCCCGTATATGCTCAGCAGTTGCCGGTCATTGAGCACATGCGCGCATTGGTACAGGTAACGCAA
This region of Simiduia agarivorans SA1 = DSM 21679 genomic DNA includes:
- a CDS encoding YaeQ family protein; translated protein: MALKPTIYKLQLDVADSDRHHYQSYNLTLAQHPSETLERMAVRILAFALNAHEDLAFTKGLSTDDEPDLWQQTLDGQIAMWIEVGQPKPERLKKAQGRAAKVLLYPFGKTADTWWSLEQKHIARSDKLAIAQFDWAQVTALAGAVERTMHWSVSVAGGELFVDTGAAQYQLQLKTL